Below is a window of Podarcis muralis chromosome 5, rPodMur119.hap1.1, whole genome shotgun sequence DNA.
CATTCTTCCATTGAATAATGTAATTTTCCTTAAGCTGTATTCTACATATTTACCATAAAAAAGGAGGGGTACTGTCTGCTTGTGTGTTAATGAGATCAAGTTTTAAAATCAGCAACAAAAACAGCACTAACAAATTGCTGTTTTCCCTGTGCCCCCTCTTTTACATGGGCATCTTTAAGGTAGTGCACAGATAAAGTATATAATATGTAGTTTCTCCTAAAAATAGTAGCAGCATCTTTAAAATGTTTCTGACATAATTTCACTCTAGTGTCCACTTAAAAAATTAGAATTTTTGAAACAAACTAGTGTATCTGTAGCATAATTGACTTGAGTTTTGAAAAAATTGGGGTTTTTTCTGAGCATGGTTTTTACAGTAGCAGCCATCTTTTTTCTGCCAAAATAGTTTTTGCCAGGAAAGAAAAACTGCACGTAGTGCTCATGTTGTAAGCCCTGACAGAGCTTAGGCTCTTGcatattttttcttttcagaaCTTTCTGGTGCATGGAAATAAGCCAGTCAGGCAGTCTGGAAGTGTGGTTTTAAGTTTATTGTGTTTATGACTGGCTGTACTTGGCTTTCTCATTGTATGTGGGTCTTTGAGTATTTTTGCCAAAACAAAAGACACACGTACGCCAGCAGAATAATCTGAAGTATTATTTCTACGCCAATCTTTCTCTTTTTATCTCTTCATACGCTTTGTGTTGCTTTACAGACTTTGTCTTACCATTATGACTAATCcgatgcatttttctttttccctaACTATAGGCCAGAACTTGAGATGGTTCTAAAAGtacacagcaaaaacagcaaaattcagataaaaGTGAAGGTTGCgaatattttgagataaattatCTCCTAAATCAGTTTGTACCTCTTGCACTGGAAGAGATGATCAACTCACTCTAACTCTGTGAAAAACTAAAAAAATCATTATGGTATGGTTTTATTGAAATAGTATTTAAAGATGTTTTATACTAATTATCAAATCTGCTGTAAGTTTTTTGCACTTCGACATGATAAAACCCCTTAAGAAAGCACCATGAAATTGATTCAGCAACTTTTATATAAAAGTAACTCACAATTTAAGTGCATTTAATTTGTGTGCATTCAGTTTTATGCACTTGGCAAAAAAACTgtagaaaaaaaataaatggggttGGTGTCTGaggaaaagactttggcaatcccacctgccattgaacccaatgtgtttttatTACACTTGATTTTGGCTTTGCATCCTATCCCTGGAATGTAGGCACAGCGTAAGTTGGGAGTCACCTGTATACAATGCAGCCTGGATAACATCTAAACTGTGAATAATCATGTCATAGATTAAGAAGCAGTGCTAGTTAGAGGGTCCCCTATGGTAAGGAGTACGTTGTGGAATCATGTTATCTAGGAATTTTTGGTAATGTTCATATGATTAGGTTCCTTCCATTGCAGTCCTTTATGGAGAACATTGTGCATGTCCTAAATTAACAAAACCATTGATGTCCTGAAGAACAATTGTATCCTGCAAAGGAGAATCAGTGATCAGTCAAGAAGGCAAGTCTTTAACAACAAAGACCAAGAGGTTGGGAATATGTGCTGTATGCATTCCTTTTATTTTGGCATCCTTCAAGGGACAAAGCCTCATTAAATTAGACATATCTATAGGCGCTATCTGGGTAAGTAATTGTACTATTTCTATACAAGAGTATTTTATGATAAACTTATGTCCCATTACATCAAATGATGATCCCCAACTACTAGTAGTCTGTTTGCTAAAAGAGTAGTCATTTTCTTTGTGTGCAGAGGGCAAGATGCAGCCTGACCCTCTACTGGTTTGCATATTAAGTTATGTGGCACACAACTCAGACAAGCCCTTATTTCCCAAAGAACATCTGCATAACAGGCCTTTTCCCCCTTTCTGAGCAAAACCACCTCTTTAAAGTCTCAAAAGCATACTGCTGGCTGCAAGTAAATTTTGCCTTGAATCTCTCTGGATTCTAAACTTTTGGCAATGAACTCTCTTTTACAAGTAAAAGTTATAAGCAGCAAGGTAGAATCAACATGAGTGCATTATTTCCAATCTCCAATGAATTGTTTTGTTAAAAAGGAAAGAATACATTTTGGATAAGTTATAAACAAAGGGACAGTTGTAAATGTTTTCTGTAATTTGAATTTTGTATTTAATAACACAAGTTATCACATGCCTCcaagaaaacatttatttataaaaaatacaaCAAGATCGGTTTATGATGAGAAATGTGGCAATAAATACAATTCAAAGAAAAGGCAATTCTACATGGATACATTATGGCACAGGAAATAAAAGTCAACGCACCATCAAAACATGGAGACTTCTGTGGGCTCAGAATTTATACAAGCTCCCTTTTTAAGCAAGACAGCTCTTTTTCTATAAGCTTGGTCAATTTAGATATTGGAATGGAACACACACAATCACAAATGCACATTTATTATGTCTACTGTGAGTTTAGAGGTTAGCAAGCAAGTACTTATGAACAGACAGAAATCTTGCAGGTAATAAGCCACAACCTCAGTTTTTGTGGCATGGTCCACAATTAAGTCTTACAGTTTTCCACATAATGgaactgtaaataaaaacatttttaaaaaaggaaagggctGATATAGTATGTAAAATGCTCATTTCAGAACAAGGTTGTAAAAAAATGcatagtttttattattaaaagacTTGGCTGTATAAGAGAACTCCCCCTTTCACAGTATTCCTTTTTACTTCATATGCAGTTATTGTTATGCTGTAGACTGCAACTGTTACAGCACTAAAGGCAACTAGAGAAGGAAAgggcagagaaaggaaaaaggaatgttATGTAAGGCAATTATTTCCTTAGGTACATGAAGCATAATGTGTAAAGACGGGTAACAATTCCACAAGGCTAGTTTCGTTCTTtactgaataaaataataaactaatACTGAGCTTTTGAGGCAAATCTAATAATCAATGCCCTGGTCACTGTACTGACCGTGATAATCTCTCTGATATTCATCTTGGTATTCGCCGTGATAGTCATCTGGATATTCTGCCTGATAATCGCTATCGCTGATTTCTGACCCATTAGTTCCTGTTCCTTGACTTCCATTATGAATGACAGGTTCTGTTGGTGCAGCACAATACTTTGGATCATATACTTGCCGTCCAAGCCCATAAACGCTCATCCCTTTCTGGGAAGCCACTTTGTTGGTGCCCATTTGTAGTGAAATAGTGGTGTTGTCCATGGGTTGTAATGTGAGCTTCTGGTCATAAATGTCTCGTCTTGTACCTGGTGCAAGCATCCCTGCCTAAAAACAAAGGGTTTAAAGCAGTTTGAACAGCATTgggacttttaaaataataatgagtgATGGCAGGAATGCACGTGTGCATAACATTTTCCAGATACTAAGCTACTCAGCATGGAAGTCTCCTAAGTGAGATTCAGCAAGCAACAGACTCCTCATCCCATCACAAAAATCAGAATAAAGCACATTAGGAAGAAGCTATGGGTGCATGCTGAGGATCTTCACAATTTTGTATGTGTATTGCAAGGATGAAGAGCATCCTAAGTGATTATAAACTGGGTAAGGAATTTCACAGCCTCTTTGATTACTCTGAGCTGCAGGCTACATCTTACCCCAAAGCTATTTAACTTCTATATGAAGCTGTTAGGAGCAGTTATTAGGAATTTGCAGCACAATGTCACCAGTATATGTTGTTATCTATTGTGGGTTAGTAGGTTTCAAGTTCAGGAAATGGGTCATATTGCCTTTTCTGAATAGGGTTGCATTCCCCTTGAAGGAGCAAGTTTGTAgttaggaagtacagtggtaccccgcaagacgaatgcctcgctaaacgaaaaacccgcaagacgaaagggttttccgattTTTAgaggcttcgcaagacgaatttccctatgggcttgcttcgcaagacgaaagcccatagggaaatctcctgggacagcggggaagcgcagcgcaccttctcctctgttcccagacctgtcctgaaggcttgtggtgggaggtccggggacagaggagaaggcgcgcagcgcttctcctctgttcccggggcttgcggtgggaggagggtttttcctccccaccgccaacattcagaaggctgttctgaaggctggcggtgggaagaaaagcccttctcccccgccagccttcagaagagttcccggagggctgcctaggctgcggatagcagcatgCTGCCCCGCGCAAGGGGCGCTCTTAAGCAGAGTGCCCTTCGCGCGGGGCAGACAtttgcagcttggggagccctgcaggacttccccgcagggctctccaagctgcagatagcagcctgctacCCCTATCCGCAGCTTGcagagccctgcggggaagtcctgcagggctccccaagctgcaaaTGTCTGCCCCACGCgaggggcagcaggctgctatccgcagcctaggcagccctgcgggaactcttctgaaggctggcggcgggagaagggcttttcttcccaccgccagccttcagaaggctgttctgaaggctggcggtggggagaaaagtccttctccccccgccagccttcagaagaggtctggggacagactgtccctggacctggtctgaaggcggtctccataggaacgcattaattgattttcaatgcattcctatgggaaaccgtgcttcgcaagacgaaaaactcgcaagaagaaaaaacttgcggaacgaattaatttcgtcttgcgaggcaccactgtactcattgaATTGTGTTTGTCAGCAACTGCAAAGCCCCCTCGCACAGCTTCTGTCCTATGTGTAAAGCAGACTGTGCTCCCACACATTAGCTGATGCACATCTTGACCAACCAGGATTTACctctgtgtgagagagctggTTTCAGGGAACTCTCATGCACTGGAACCCAGTGCTAAACAGGGCTGACCTTGTACATCAGCTGATATGTGGGGTCTATCCAGTTTGATCTAGGTATGAGAAGAAACTCATGTACCTGAACCTGCCAAGCTTCAAAGAGGATTACATTGGACCAGCTGCCACAATGAAGAAAAGCTTCCTTTTAGCAGCACCTTGCTGCCATAGATGCTCTGAAGTCTCAACTTTCAAAGTTATACCCACCAATCATAATTGGCCCTTTAGGAAGATCCTGGTAAGAATCTGGCCCACGGATCAAAAaaggttatccccccccccccaatgctacaGATTACATTATTCTAATGCACACAGAAATGGtgtggaagctgcagctagtgcaaaatgctggtctagaaatattttaaaataaataaaataccaaaCAATGAAAGATAAAGTTTAGGACTGCAGAAACAAATATCTTAAATATGAAAGTAACTTTTCCTTACCTGACTAGCCCCTTTGTTAGTACCCATCTGCAGGCTTATTGTTGTCTGGTCAAATGGTTTATCAGTTTGCATCTTTGGATCATAGAGATGTCTCCTAGTCCCATAGGCAGTCATGCCTGCCTGGCTGGCACATTTATTGGTTCCCATCTATAAAGAGAATGAGGATCACTTGAAGAAAGGAGTTCTGATTGAGAACTACCACAAGTAAATGTACTATACTAGGCCAGTGTATTGAAGAATGTAACATATATAAGTTGTGGTGGTGTGCTCAGTGCAGGGAGTTCCTGGTTCCCAGGGAATAAGTCCGTTTCCTTCAGATAGCAGACCTTAGAAGGTGAGAGAAACAGAGAGGAGACCTTCAAATACACGGTAGGAGCATCCTGCTCCTAGAGCTAACAGCTCTTCTGCAGAATGAAGTTCTTAGGGCAGGGCGTGGGAAATGATCCTTTAAGAGGGGACATGTTATTTAGTGACTTCCCTAACTTGTCTGAAGGTTGCAGACATCACATATTGTctaaatagtatgggagagcagTCATGGTACACATTGACACCAACAACCTTGGGAAATGTTTGTTAGGCATGTTGTAATCAAAGATCTCTGTGGCaatatttttttcagaaatgcagcctcttccagAGCTGGCATGTATCAATAGGAGGATGTTGATGGAAGGAAAGGTTTGAGTTTTCCAGGCACTGGAGAATTTTGAACTGCAGTGGAACCAGACTGCTGGTGCTTAATATTGAAAAGGTTGTAGCATAGCTTTTAAACAGACTTGTAGGAGGTGGGATGCATCTAGAATGGATTAAGGAAAGGTGTGTAAATGCTCCAGGGATTTGAGGTAGAGAAAGGGAAGAATTTTGCAATGAGTGTACTGAGGAACAGTTTAAAAGGACTGTAGAGGTAAATAAGCAAACCAAACATATTTGGAAAGGAACACCATTTAAAATATATGCTAATTCTAGAAGCTTCCAAGTTGAGATGAAGTTGGCTGGTGCTAAATTAGAATCATAGATACAGTAGATAGATCAGAAATCTGGTGGAAAAGAAAGAATCAGTTGTATACATTTATCCCTGCATCTAAActacagaaaagaaaacaaagggtTTATTAGAGTAGTGTTAGAGTCAACTATATTAACTTCAAAGGAACAACAGAATGGGTGCCTTTATGCCCTGGTTTGGGCTCCTTGGAGGTGTATCCGTTTGGTCCCTGTGGGAAGCAGAATGTTGCAGTATATAAAACTTTGTTAccctcatcttatgttcttagataTTTCTTTTTAGTTGAAATCTTAATACAAAAAGTACTAAGATGATGTGTGACTGCAGAGAGGGTTGTTCAAAGATTAGTTACAGAGAGCCAACCTGAAATCTTCATGACTGTATTCTACTCTACAAATTACATTGAGTGGTGTGGTAGAAATTGCCTCCAGGTGTTCCTACACCATACCAGTAACATGTGTAACTTCAGCTGTGTAATTACAGTGCCAATCCAACTGATTACATGAACAGAAGATTCACACGTTACTGAGTAGCACAGGAATAACAGAGGCCGTGTTAATCACACTTTTCATGTTAACAGGTAAACCAGATCTATGATGGACTAAAATAGAGCAATTCTACTGTGACCTACCTTATTCTTCCTCATGTATATAGCTTCTTCATGTTGCTGCTTACCTGGAGGGACAAAGTGATGGCGAGGTTGGAGCTATGCAGATGCACCAGAGGAaatgccagattggctctgccagggCTTTGCCCCTCCAAGTAAACAGCAGCAAATGCCTCAGCAGGCTATTGCTGTGGCTCAAAGCCACTCCTGCTGTTTACTAAGCATAAATAATTGTCCATTACACCTTAAAAAGTTTTCCTGTGTATActgatttacagcacaatcccatGGACTcagaaagccccattgagttcagtggggcttgctcccaggtatgtgtgtacaggattgcagccttagtgaaCTTTCAACTTTTCTGCTTACCTGCAAACCAATCACACTTTGTCCAGCCTTCAGTTTTCCTGCATCAAAACTTCTTGCTTGCTTTTCTGCGTATTTGACACCAATATCGATTGTAGTATGAAAGCCTTTGGTTTTTGCCTAGGAGGAGAATAAAATAACAGCATTTCTAATATACATTTTATACAGGAATACCATTCATATCACTTGCTTTTGGTTGTCCTTGATTTAACAATTTCGTGTTCAATTTTAAACCaattaatgcaggggtcagcaaactttttcagcaggggcgcagttcactgtccctcaaccCTTGTGGTGGActagactatattgggggggggggggatgaacgaattcctatgccccacaaataacccagagatgcattttaaataaaaggacacattctacacgcTGATTcacggaccatccgtgggctggatttagaaggcaattgggccacatctggcccccaggccttagtttgcctacccatgaattaaTGGATAATTGATTGTATAGTTTCAAGAGCTACTTGGCAACAGAGGTGAAGGCATGGATAACATCCCACAACTTCTGCAGGCCAAGCTTCATATTTGGTTTTACCAAGAGTAATACAATATAGCTGCTAGACAAGTAGATCAGTGTAATGCACTGGACTGCATATGTCATTATGTACATACCAGACCTGCTAGTGCCACCAGTGATGTCTGAACCTGGGTCATATTTCCGTTTTCAAAGAGATCATTTGCTTCAAATATATCATGTGGTTTCATGCCATATTGTTGTATGGCCTTTATAAAATTCCCAATGTTCTCCAGCtgaaattaaataaatgcatgatGGTCTTAGTGTTTGATGATATTGTTACATAAGGCAGAACTAAATACTGTATGAGAAAGTATGTAATAAActtggaagttttttaaaaaataaagaaagccaCTTCGTAATTGGTTTCAAGCCACTGGGGTTGCTTAAACCTTTACCTGACCTGTTCTCCACTCTAAAATTCCCCCTTTCATTCCTACTTCTCTTTTTAAAGTGGCTGTCAGGATTTTCTTACACATGCTTgcatgtttttggtttttggtttaaTTCTATTCCCCCTGTTTCTCAAAGGAGACTCAAGATGGcttaaacaataataacaactgaATAAAAcaatatctttaaaaaatgcCAATACACATTCAAACATTAATAATACCCAGTCCGTTTTAACAAATTTCAGCAACACAAAAGTAAAATGGAACTCAGCCAGCATAAATTACAAAATTAACCAAAAGTTTATTTAAAGAGTCAGAGCTTCAACAGCTACCAGAAGCAGTATAGTGATAGGGCCTTACATA
It encodes the following:
- the CNN3 gene encoding calponin-3; translation: MTHFNKGPSYGLSAEVKNKIALKYDPQIEEDLRNWIEEVTGMSIGANFQLGLKDGIILCELINKLHPGSVKKINQSKLNWHQLENIGNFIKAIQQYGMKPHDIFEANDLFENGNMTQVQTSLVALAGLAKTKGFHTTIDIGVKYAEKQARSFDAGKLKAGQSVIGLQMGTNKCASQAGMTAYGTRRHLYDPKMQTDKPFDQTTISLQMGTNKGASQAGMLAPGTRRDIYDQKLTLQPMDNTTISLQMGTNKVASQKGMSVYGLGRQVYDPKYCAAPTEPVIHNGSQGTGTNGSEISDSDYQAEYPDDYHGEYQDEYQRDYHGQYSDQGIDY